The following are encoded together in the Lathyrus oleraceus cultivar Zhongwan6 chromosome 3, CAAS_Psat_ZW6_1.0, whole genome shotgun sequence genome:
- the LOC127128538 gene encoding uncharacterized protein At3g28850 isoform X1 has protein sequence MGCANSKQKRCRHCNNPYSPVPRSLSMHVHHPPQSEGDDSYHVVALRSTTLGNLKLNSPSSFNGDFRFSNGKVEENGGFRFDRESLMQKLNKEREKEKNEKQELESDEKVEDFSMGLIEAKTWSSMIEEKLTKVVPVTPTRTPPGEPETINTWELMEGLEDISPFRSPNHFKSFSFDVNGVVVVDDCVGVGVGVHPPKPFWQEDESKLNPAISDFDPEVISSFKMSLQQISHDSPFHLRQTPIREDKLRCDDDDDDDDLFVDAKVGGKEKVVLYFTSLRGVRKTYEDCCQVRMILRGLGVKIDERDVSMHLGFKEELRELLGDLYGGGRLPRVFVGGTYIGGVEEIEKMHEDGKLEKLLECCEKIEDSGGECENCGNIRFVPCETCFGSCKIYHEGRDDDDDDDNEEEEYDDHDEEGESGFQRCPDCNENGLIRCSVCCY, from the coding sequence ATGGGTTGCGCAAATTCCAAGCAAAAGCGATGTAGACATTGCAACAACCCCTATTCGCCAGTTCCAAGAAGCTTATCAATGCATGTTCATCACCCACCTCAATCAGAAGGTGATGATAGTTACCATGTTGTGGCACTCAGATCAACCACATTAGGTAATCTCAAACTCAATTCCCCTTCTAGTTTCAATGGTGATTTTAGATTCTCTAATGGTAAAGTCGAAGAGAATGGGGGTTTTAGGTTTGATAGAGAAAGCTTAATGCAAAAACTCAACAAGGAAAGGGAAAAGGAGAAAAATGAGAAACAAGAATTGGAAAGTGATGAGAAAGTTGAAGATTTTTCAATGGGGTTGATTGAAGCAAAGACTTGGTCTAGCATGATTGAAGAAAAGTTAACAAAAGTTGTTCCTGTGACACCAACAAGAACACCACCTGGTGAGCCAGAAACAATCAATACATGGGAATTAATGGAAGGTCTTGAGGATATTAGTCCTTTTCGATCGCCGAATCACTTCAAAAGCTTCTCTTTTGATGTCaatggtgttgttgttgttgatgattgtgTTGGTGTTGGTGTTGGTGTTCATCCTCCTAAACCCTTTTGGCAGGAGGATGAATCGAAACTCAATCCGGCGATATCCGATTTTGATCCGGAAGTGATTTCGTCATTCAAGATGTCTTTACAACAAATCTCTCATGATAGTCCTTTTCATCTTAGGCAGACGCCGATTCGCGAAGATAAGCTACggtgtgatgatgatgatgatgatgatgatctTTTTGTGGATGCTAAGGTTGGTGGAAAGGAAAAGGTTGTTTTGTACTTCACAAGTTTGAGAGGAGTGAGAAAGACTTATGAAGATTGTTGTCAAGTGAGGATGATTTTGAGAGGGTTAGGAGTGAAAATTGATGAGAGAGATGTGTCAATGCATTTAGGGTTCAAGGAAGAGTTAAGAGAGCTTTTAGGTGATTTGTATGGTGGAGGAAGATTGCCAAGGGTTTTTGTTGGTGGAACCTACATTGGTGGAGTTGAGGAAATTGAGAAAATGCATGAAGATGGAAAGCTTGAGAAATTGTTGGAATGTTGCGAGAAAATTGAGGATAGTGGTGGCGAATGTGAGAATTGCGGCAATATAAGGTTTGTTCCTTGTGAAACTTGTTTTGGAAGTTGTAAAATCTACCACGAAGGCCGtgatgacgacgatgatgatgataatgaagaagaagaatatgATGATCATGATGAAGAGGGTGAGTCTGGATTTCAACGTTGCCCGGATTGTAACGAAAATGGACTAATTCGTTGCTCTGTGTGCTGCTACTAG
- the LOC127128538 gene encoding uncharacterized protein At3g28850 isoform X2, with translation MQKLNKEREKEKNEKQELESDEKVEDFSMGLIEAKTWSSMIEEKLTKVVPVTPTRTPPGEPETINTWELMEGLEDISPFRSPNHFKSFSFDVNGVVVVDDCVGVGVGVHPPKPFWQEDESKLNPAISDFDPEVISSFKMSLQQISHDSPFHLRQTPIREDKLRCDDDDDDDDLFVDAKVGGKEKVVLYFTSLRGVRKTYEDCCQVRMILRGLGVKIDERDVSMHLGFKEELRELLGDLYGGGRLPRVFVGGTYIGGVEEIEKMHEDGKLEKLLECCEKIEDSGGECENCGNIRFVPCETCFGSCKIYHEGRDDDDDDDNEEEEYDDHDEEGESGFQRCPDCNENGLIRCSVCCY, from the coding sequence ATGCAAAAACTCAACAAGGAAAGGGAAAAGGAGAAAAATGAGAAACAAGAATTGGAAAGTGATGAGAAAGTTGAAGATTTTTCAATGGGGTTGATTGAAGCAAAGACTTGGTCTAGCATGATTGAAGAAAAGTTAACAAAAGTTGTTCCTGTGACACCAACAAGAACACCACCTGGTGAGCCAGAAACAATCAATACATGGGAATTAATGGAAGGTCTTGAGGATATTAGTCCTTTTCGATCGCCGAATCACTTCAAAAGCTTCTCTTTTGATGTCaatggtgttgttgttgttgatgattgtgTTGGTGTTGGTGTTGGTGTTCATCCTCCTAAACCCTTTTGGCAGGAGGATGAATCGAAACTCAATCCGGCGATATCCGATTTTGATCCGGAAGTGATTTCGTCATTCAAGATGTCTTTACAACAAATCTCTCATGATAGTCCTTTTCATCTTAGGCAGACGCCGATTCGCGAAGATAAGCTACggtgtgatgatgatgatgatgatgatgatctTTTTGTGGATGCTAAGGTTGGTGGAAAGGAAAAGGTTGTTTTGTACTTCACAAGTTTGAGAGGAGTGAGAAAGACTTATGAAGATTGTTGTCAAGTGAGGATGATTTTGAGAGGGTTAGGAGTGAAAATTGATGAGAGAGATGTGTCAATGCATTTAGGGTTCAAGGAAGAGTTAAGAGAGCTTTTAGGTGATTTGTATGGTGGAGGAAGATTGCCAAGGGTTTTTGTTGGTGGAACCTACATTGGTGGAGTTGAGGAAATTGAGAAAATGCATGAAGATGGAAAGCTTGAGAAATTGTTGGAATGTTGCGAGAAAATTGAGGATAGTGGTGGCGAATGTGAGAATTGCGGCAATATAAGGTTTGTTCCTTGTGAAACTTGTTTTGGAAGTTGTAAAATCTACCACGAAGGCCGtgatgacgacgatgatgatgataatgaagaagaagaatatgATGATCATGATGAAGAGGGTGAGTCTGGATTTCAACGTTGCCCGGATTGTAACGAAAATGGACTAATTCGTTGCTCTGTGTGCTGCTACTAG